The genome window CTAGAGTCATTCCAAAATTTTAGGAATTCCTCTTTTCTTATTTTCTTTTAATTAATGCAATTATCGCTAAGATAATTGCTGCTGCTGCAATTGATAATCCAAATACTGCAAAGTCATAAGATGCTCCATCATCTAAAGAAGAAACAGATTTCTCATCAGATTTTAGTTTTGAAACATCTTGTTGCAATGATGAAATAGCATTTTTTAGAGCAATGACATCACCAGTTCCTTCAGCGGTAGTCGGAGGAAAATCTAAAACTGCAGTAGACTCTACATCTTCAATTGGAATTTTTATATCAATCACAGTTCCATCTATTTCACCTTTGAATTCAACCATATAGGTACCAGTTTTAGTTGGAATAATTGGAGAAAAATAGTATCCAGGTCGTGGGTCAGAATTTACATCAATTTTTTTTGTAGCCCCACCAAACATAACAGTAGTATCTACATCTTTGAAAACACTAGTAACTCCTTTGTATGATCCTTCAGTTTCACCAGATTGAGTAATTTTAAAGACAAGATCATTTCGTATTCCAACAACAGGAGGTTCAATTCCCCAACCTGCCTCTATTTGATATTGTTCAACATGAACAGTAGTATGTCCAAATGAAGGTACAAGTATTCCTACAAAAAATAATAAACCAATAATACCAAAAATTACCATTTTCATTACTATCATTTTGCAATAACACGTTATTATCTTTACGTGAATTGGTACAAAGACCGAAATAATGAAAACTGTTTAAATTATCAACTATGACTTGAAGAATAAATGCAAAAAATACTGATTGCTCTTCTAGCTATTTCGTTTATTTCTATTCCATTTGTATATGCCCATCCGTTTACAGAAGAAACAATTCCAAGTCTGACATCAAATTCTCCTGCTGGTACTACAGAAATAATTGTATTTTTTTCAGAACCAGTTGACATAAACTTTAGCGAAATTAAAGTATTGGATAATAACGGAAATCAAATTGATAATAAAGATACTAGTTACTATGAAGGCGAGTTATCTCTTATTGTCACAACTCCGCCATTAGAAGATGGGATTTACACTGGAACAACTAAAGTACTCTCTAAAGTTGATGGGCATTTAGTTCCAAGTGCATTTCAGTTTGCAGTTGGAGATGTTATAATTGATCCATCTTTGTTTGAACAAAAGAGATCTTCAGAAATTATATTTTTACCTGAAGCAGGAGCTAGGTTTCCAGGACTTGTAGGTCAGACAATTATTTTGGGTGCAGTTATTGCGTCATTAATAATTTGGGAAACTCAAAATAAGCAGTTAATCAAAGAAGAATTTGATAAGATAGAATCATTTCACCATAGTAAATTCATGTCAATCACAGGAATTGGTTTAATGTTAGTTTTTGTTTCAAATATCTTGATGATTGCAACACAATCAATAAGATTAGAGGCTTCGGTTATAGATGCAATTCAGACAGATTTTGGTTTTACTTGGATTATCAGGATGATCATTACAATAATTTTACTGGTGATTTGGTTTACATTAGATAGGAAGAAAATTCTATCAAAGAAAAATCAAATACCATTGCTTATAGCTATGCTTGCATTAATTGGGACTTCTAGTATGATTGGACACGGTGCAGCCAGTGGAGAAATACCTGCATTAGTTTTAGATTACATGCATAATTTGGTATCAGCAGTGTGGATTGGTGGAATATTCTATTTTGTTTTTACTTTACTACCAACATTTTCACAATTAAAAGAATCAAAACGAGAAAAAATGAGTTTGGTGATGATTCCAAGATTTTCGATGGCATTTATCATTTCAGTAGGGATTATTATAATTACAGGACCAACACTTATGTGGTTCTTAGAATCAGATCTAGGAATAATCACTGAATCAATTTATGGTCAATTGATTATTTTAAAAATTTCAATTGCAATAATGATACTTGGGTTTGGAGCATTTTTCCAATTTAACGTTCAAAAAACTGCTGAAAAAAATTTTTCATCAGGAAAAATTTCAGTTCACAAAAAACTAAATAGATCACTCAAAATTGATGCTATGTTAGGAGTTATTCTTCTTGGAGTTGTAGCATTACTAACGAATGGAACATTACCTGCAGGCGAAATTCAAAAAGTTGATGCCCAAGAGATTGCTTATGGATTTAATACAGTAGAATTTACAGAAAATGCAAAATTCGATATTAACATTACACCATTCTCTAGTGGAACAAACACTATTGTAGTTAAAGTGACTGACTTTGATAACAAGCAACTATACGATTCAAATGAAGTAAAGGTAAAGATATCCAACCCATCAAAGAATATTTCACCGATTGAAATTCCAATGGATATAATCAAGCATGAAGAAAATA of Nitrosopumilus sp. contains these proteins:
- a CDS encoding CopD family protein, translating into MQKILIALLAISFISIPFVYAHPFTEETIPSLTSNSPAGTTEIIVFFSEPVDINFSEIKVLDNNGNQIDNKDTSYYEGELSLIVTTPPLEDGIYTGTTKVLSKVDGHLVPSAFQFAVGDVIIDPSLFEQKRSSEIIFLPEAGARFPGLVGQTIILGAVIASLIIWETQNKQLIKEEFDKIESFHHSKFMSITGIGLMLVFVSNILMIATQSIRLEASVIDAIQTDFGFTWIIRMIITIILLVIWFTLDRKKILSKKNQIPLLIAMLALIGTSSMIGHGAASGEIPALVLDYMHNLVSAVWIGGIFYFVFTLLPTFSQLKESKREKMSLVMIPRFSMAFIISVGIIIITGPTLMWFLESDLGIITESIYGQLIILKISIAIMILGFGAFFQFNVQKTAEKNFSSGKISVHKKLNRSLKIDAMLGVILLGVVALLTNGTLPAGEIQKVDAQEIAYGFNTVEFTENAKFDINITPFSSGTNTIVVKVTDFDNKQLYDSNEVKVKISNPSKNISPIEIPMDIIKHEENKPIEFQGQLTFGFYGEWLIEIEAKRTDNANESKILNLFVKPRLTDIQTKITEYEFPENAKPLFPIYDGKDSIWISDASAPRLWEFSLETKEFTPYSFDGLVTTFLTQDNKGRIWFTDTPRNQIGFIDIESKQITTKTLPKLDPLISENTPLFIQSDFENNIWITIVNKDRILKYLPDLNKFEEIVLTGKESLPFALTIDEDGKVWYSTTGAGKIGFINPQDNSVVQISTDIILQGPESLVFDDKGNLWIAEHTGLAITKFNPILGTFERILIPNKDALPFGMTFDKYNNIWFAQHTVDKIGVYDPDNNNLLEIPIPTENTFIQFMTSDSDDNVWFVEQQSNKIGTVKTTEIPVVASYTGSSNNFELKYTEVVSPLIALGIIATSLFFVRSVKDKRRLNSLINA